The following is a genomic window from Miscanthus floridulus cultivar M001 chromosome 14, ASM1932011v1, whole genome shotgun sequence.
actaggttagaagcaatcatagcacttggccaatgacgctctgtatatacaaccttccaccttgggtctgtatgaagcggtcgtacatccagatgccactactgatccaagagccaagacaacctgggaatgacatcgatgtgtttctggaaccagtgatcgatgaactagtggagatgtttgaaaagggtgtgtcggatgtttgggacgagtacaaaaaggaacatgtcacgatcaagggagtacttatcgctacaatcatcgacttaccaggtcgaggttcattgtccagagagaagacaaaaggctatactagatgtgtcgagtgcttggacgacaccgaagcggtaaatctgccaaataactcaaagatagtttatatgggagtgcttgttctagctataccagaaacgctctctcgatacacaaatgttgacgttgtggactatgtaagtaccctacacgcacgatattacaattaactactctctcgggacacaaattgttaacttttgagcacttcccatgattttatgtaggtgtatagcaaaattttgcattctaaaaagcaaataagATAAGATTGggttcttggaccccttgcgagtcaatgagaagacatgtctaggcctccatgaatgtgatgtggaagacctaaaacagagattgattgctgttttcgacgaattcaagatgaagaataaaacccacatacttctagcctacaattgcgagtatgtgttctcggcttttaattttatgcttcttttttcgttaagattattcaataattaggattctgtgattgcagcaaccatttcgtcttcatttgtgttaatcttgccaaaaatctgatcgaggcgtgggactcaaagaaaaaacaatttcatcatctggatgcaccggtggcagtgctgaattagtaagcgatcatactaacatattattttctaatcacacataccgctttctaatgtttctccttttaatgttgctcagtgtccgaagaagacatattggTGGGACTCAGGtctcattcaaggttgtcgaaatggaggggaagtacctaaaacagccggcggTAAACAataaatgcgggttttatgtaatgtgggcaatgcttcgctatatcggcgggaaatcggaagaagccaataagttggtgtgtataatccctattttatttatgtctgttaatcattcaacaaaatgatttattgattcctctttggatatcatcttttttgaacgacaacgtaagaaatataaccacaaaaggctgttagacatggagatcgtcgcgctgcaatcggagctagcaaaattcatcttagccgaggtattgaaaaaatggagtatttttcattgcacaatccgtgaagttcaaggatcagtatggcccagagtggctcgccagattattgtaagaagtccgagaagcattgcacaatttatgaagtccgagaacatttcttttttattttgagggatcaagatcttgataagaacatttggattgtaaccgtaacatttgtaatgtttaatattgaaggatctgtcgtctacgtagcgtatataaagcaaaatccgattccacgaaaagtataagttaaaataaattataaaataataaaatgcgaacgtgacatcactgccggttagcagaaaaccggcagtgttgtcgtaaacatcgctgccggttagcaacaaaccggtagtgatggcacTGTCGgctggagccacaaaccggcagcgttggcttagccatcactgccagttcttGTCACAAACCAGTAGTGATTcttacgacaacactgtcggttactgctggttgaaacacaaaccgacagtgttggtggaaatgaactctaccgggtggtcttatgaaccggtAGTGTTGGTAGAATTGAACtctgccggttgtgtaaagaaccggcagtgaagttgaagaacactgccggtttgtaggaaccgacaatGATAACTTACACTCATCACTatcggtatggttgtgccggttcaaaatccggtagtgatggggtattttgaaccggTAGTGAAGTGCTATTCTGACGTAGTGGGAGCACCGAAGACCCTCGAAAAGATAGGTTTTTATAATTGGGTGATCGGAATGTGGAACTAGTACTGATGATATGAGGCATGAACCATTATGTAGCTCGTTCATTCTCGCTaacgctgatgatgatggcgccatGTTCTATTCTACTACAATACGAGTATACACATCGAGTGACTTGCCTCATCAGCTCTAGCACGTCGACCACGTTATCATGCCTCCTGAGCTCTAGCACCAACGCCACGAAGAATGAAGAGCCAGGATGAACCTAAACGAaaagtttgaggactaaaacaACCACTTTAAACTCCTAAAATACAACCACTTTGATAGTTCATAGATGGAATAACCTAAAAGTAAAATTTGAGGACTGAAATTCACTTTGATGATTTAGGCACGAAACTGAAACTGAGCCCAAAAGTGAACTTTTAGGACTAAAAATGACCACTTTGGTTCTTTAGGGACGAAATTAAGCATCTAGGGACAGTCAAGGGACAAGAATAGCTATTCCACCATTTGCAATCAGGAGATGCTAAGAGGTAGAGAGGTATGAACACCAACCTATGGCAACAAAATAAGTTAGCCTAGCTCAGCTTCTTCATTTTAGTACAAATGGGTGCTATGAGGAGGAGAAGCGTGGTCAGGAAAAACTAAAAAAGTATGTTGTTTGGCTTCTAGTTTCAGTCTATTTGGTCATAAACAGCTTATAACTTATATCAAACATGCCCTATATATACTCCGAAAATTAGTTTCTAACTACTGAAATTTGGTCCTACATAGCTCCTAAGGTATATGTAAAAAAAAACTTACTAATTCAACTAATAATCGGTGGTTGAGATGAATGAACTAGTTGACTGAGCTTCTTTCTTTGAAAACACGATAGGCTTGTTTGGATGACGCCCTGGCCTAGGAGTGCTTGGCCATGCATGTCAATAATCCAGCCGGCCACATGAAGTTGAAATTGTTGGAATGGAATGCCTATCTCTAGTTCAGAAAATTGCATTCAGGTTTCAATCCAAACATGTCCTATCTTATGGTACTCGACATGCGACATGCTAAAAAGAGATGAAtctaaaatatatatattttttgaaaaaaaggtgAATTCGTGCCATCAATTAGACTACTCTAAGTATCATGACATAGTAGCCATTCAATCTAATCCATTTTCTGAAAAGCTACTCAAAAGTTGCAACTATATTTTGAATTAACCACCTCTAACCTATATAATCTAAATTGCCTTAGATTTACATATAAATCACCACATAATCTAAGTAACCTCCTAACATTTTAGCCTATAGTACTGGAGAACATTAATAGATGTAATTAGTGGTGACTTAATTAGAAGGGCCATTTTTTTTCTCGTATATGGACTTGTGTCGATGGGTAGTACCTTGGCTTCTACGCTAACCAAAGAGGGAGCGAATTTTGGACAcgttcaaaaagaaaaaaagagaaaggagaGAGGAGGGAAATTGATCGGTAAGCGAAGCTGCCTAACATCCCAGGTGCCCGACCCAAGCAGTGGGAGAAGGAGTGGCGGAGTCCGTTTGTCTCTGTGGGTGCGAGGGTTTATAAtatgtgggtatatatatatgatgaaaaTTTGGCTCTTATCACTGTTTTTAAATTTAGCTCCGCCCAtgggagaaggaagaggaagaaaaaGCGGCGGTCACGGTCACACTCACAGTCGAAGCTGCAGCAGTGTTGTTGTGCTGTCGTCTgctgcgcgcgcgcgcgctcaCCTGGCctccctcctcccttctcccttctcccggAATCCACCACGTGGTCTTCCGTCTCCTCCACCCCTGTCTCCCGCTCCCCCTCCCAAACTCTATATATACCCTCCTCCGCCTCCTGCTCATCCATCCACCCCCCTCCCTCCGCCTCCTCCACGCTCTCCCCACGCTCCCCCGCAGTGTCGGAATCCTCGGACCGGCCGCAGCGTCGTCGCTCCATCTCACACTGTGCTCTCTAGCAGCAGCGATGCAGGCCCTCACAGCGAGCTCCCCTGCTTCTTCATCCTCCACCACCGTACAccggcgaggcggcggcgccCCGTGCACGCGCACGCGCAGCGCGGTCCGCTTCGCCCCGCCccgcgccgcggcggccgccgtGCGCTATGCCGCGCCCCCGAAGCCGGCGGCGCCCATTGCACCCGCTCCCGCTCCCTCTCCGTCACCCGCCccggcggcggccggcgagcAGGGCGATGGCGAGAAAGGCCTGAGCTTCCTgcagcgcgcggcggcggcggcgctggacgcGTTCGAGTCCGGCGTGATCGCGAACCTCCTGGAGCGTCCGCGCGCGCTGCCGCGGTCGGCGGACCCGGCCGTGCAGATCGCCGGCAACTTCGCGCCCGTCGGCGAGCAGCCGCCCGTGCGGTCGCTGCCGGTCTCCAACCGCATCCCGCCCTTCATCTCCGGCGTGTACGTCCGCAACGGCGCCAACCCCTGCTTCGAGCCGGCGGCGGGGCACCACCTGTTCGACGGCGACGGCATGGTGCACGCGGTCCGCATCCGGAACGGCGCCGCGGAGTCCTACGCGTGCCGGTTCACCGAGACGGCGCGCCTCCGGCAGGAGCGCGCCCTGGGGCGGGCCGTCTTCCCCAAGGCCATCGGCGAGCTGCACGGACACTCTGGCATCGCGCGCCTGGCCCTCTTCTACGCGCGCGGGCTCTGCGGCCTCGTCGACCCGTCCCGTGGCACCGGCGTGGCCAACGCGGGGCTCGTCTACTTCAACGGCCGACTCCTCGCCATGTCCGAGGACGACCTCCCGTACCAGGTGCGCGTCACCGCCGACGGCGACCTCCGCACCGTGGGGCGGTACGACTTCGATGGACAGCTCGCCGGGTGCGCGTCCATGATCGCGCACCCGAAGCTGGACCCGGACTCCGGCGAGCTGTTCGCGCTCAGCTACGACGTCATCAAGCGGCCCTACCTGAGGTACTTCTACTTCCGGCCCGACGGCACCAAGTCGGACGACGTGGAGATCCCGCTGGCGCAGCCGACGATGATCCACGACTTCGCCATCACGGAGCGGTTCGTGGTGGTGCCCGACCACCAGGTGGTGTTCAAGCTGGGCGAGATGTTCCGCGGGGGTTCCCCCGTGGTGCTGGACGAGAGCAAGACCTCCCGCTTCGGCGTGCTGCCCAAGTACGCGCGCGACGCGTCGGAGATGGTGTGGGTGGACGTGCCGGACTGCTTCTGCTTCCACCTGTGGAACGCGTGGGAGGACGAGGCGACGggggaggtggtggtggtcggGTCCTGCATGACCCCCGCCGACTCCATCTTCAACGACGATTCTGACTCCGACAACGACCGGCGACTCCAGAGCGTGCTGACCGAGATCAGGCTGGACACGCGGACGGGCGCGTCCACGCGGCGCGCCGTGCTGCCGGCGTCGGCGCAGGTGAACCTTGAGGTGGGGATGGTGAACCGCGGCATGCTGGGGCGGAGGACGCGGTACGCGTACCTGGCCGTGGCGGAGCCGTGGCCCAAGGTGTCCGGGTTCGCCAAGGTGGACCTGGCGACGGGCGACCTCGTCCGTTTCGACTACGGCGAGGGGCGGTTCGGCGGGGAGCCCTGCCTCGTGCCGAACGAGGGCGCCCCCGCGCGTGGCGAGGACGACGGGTACATCCTGTCCCTGGTCCGCGACGAGCACGCGGGGACGTCGGAGCTCCTGGTGGTGAACGCCGCCGACATGCGGCTGGAAGCCACGGTGCAGCTCCCGTCCCGTGTCCCCTACGGCTTCCACGGCACCTTCATCGGCGAACGGGAGCTGGAGGCCCAGGCCTGATGATGGTTTCTTGATTCCTTGGTTCTTTCTTGACACTGATGATGACGACTGATGATCGATCGATCCAtccccccaccgccgccgctcctcctcctctgtttcCGGTTCCTGGAGCAGCTGGAAACAGGGGAGGGCGAAGAAGCAGGGGATGGAGGGACAAGGCTGTTACCAGAGGGCGCCTGAGCCAGTACATAGGAGGTCCCCGGAGCCTTGTTCCCCACACCATTACCAGATGCAATGCAATGCATTATTTGCACTGCGCAGTCACCACTACTCGTACTcggttgttttcttgttttttttaacCATGTTTTAAACATGGATTATGGCTAGTCAGTGAGTAGTAGGGTCAGCGACAGTACACTTGAGAGAAGGGGCTGCTGCAGCTAGTGTGCACTCCTCACTGTCACTGTTGTGCTTGTGTTTGTACAGGcagtaggggggggggggggggggggggggggggggggtgccaaGAGCCCAGCTCAGCTGGTCTTCTGTGTTTCCACCTCCACACTGTGAGTGTGTTTGGAGGCGGTGGTAATACGGTAGCAGTAGTAGCCTAGtagctagtagtagtagaagatgatgatgatgatgaattgaacCACCCAGTTGCTGCAACTGAGGTGAGGTTGTTCGCCCATGTCATGAACCATCTCCATCTCTCATTCTGTAGAATATACCAGTAGTATACATacatacgtacgtacgtactgTTTCTCCTCCATCATATATGGTTCTGATTCTCATATACATATACAGATAGATAGACGACTACTCCTATAGTGGCAACAATGATGGAGCTCCTTGAGTTCTTTTTTGTTCGCACATGCTGCTCACCGAATCTGTTGGACTGCTGTTCCTGCTCCTTCCGCATTGTTCTGATTGCGCAACAGATGCCGGCGCCACGCATCATCACTAGTTTATTTAAGGTGGAGAAAAGGCCATGGCTTTCCCCAATCTGATTGCCGCTGTTCCCCTCTCCTTCTGCCGGCCGGCTAGCTATCTAAGTTCAGGCAGAGCATGCATGAATTCAGGTGTCTTTGCCTGTTTTCTGCTCTGAATTTCAGGTGAAGTAAGCTTACTAGTAGTACGGTAGATTCTTTGGGGGTGGATTCTCAGGTGAAATGTAAAGATCAGTCGGGAATGACCGGAACTCAATGGAGTCGGTGAAAAATGTGGTGTCGGTTAAAAAAGACAAGAGTCAAGTGTTCGTGTTTCCTCCCTTCCGGGCAAGAAATGTAAGATGACctccagaaaaaaaaaagaaaaggaaagaaaaagaagaaccaCTAGTAAGTAATAATTCACCAATCAGCGTGCGCCACCACGAACGAACTGGTGGTGTCTGCCGTAGATAAGCAAACAAGAGAAAAAACAAAGGACGCCTGCCTGTGCCTGCCTCCGACACCGGCCTTCTTGGTCAGTTGGTTCTCCTATTCCCATTCGCATGGTGGGCAGAGCatttgcagcggcggcggcggcggcagcagccgtCCTTCGTCACCTTCGTTCGTTTTCTATTGTCCCTGCCTAATTCTGGATGCCTAAAGCGACCATAGTACTATGAACTAGCAGCAAATCTTGGCCGCCGCCGTCACCGGCCATCGTCGCTGGCTCGCTGCCTCCAAGAATCCCAATCCAACTCGCGTTCGTTCGAGTCCATCGCCTTCATTCGTAGTACAGCCAGCCTGCTTGTTTGTTTCCAAAGTTGCTCGATCGGTGTACCCTCGTGGGAACTGGACTCGAAACATCTGGGAAGAAGCATGGCGGCATGACTGACTGATGAGCAGCAGAGCAGATGCAGAGACCAAGCTTTCCTTGTTCCGTTGTTCGGCTCCTCTGCTTGGTGCCCAAGCATGCAAGAACAGCAGGATAGCAACTTGAGTTAGTCCTCATGCGTTGTGCATGTCTTTACTTGAGATAACCATACTAAACTTTAGCCGTATAAACTTTAGCTTCTACTAGTACCAAGCAGGTGGACTAAAAAGTGAACTACTCTGTCTGTTTCAATTTACAGATCATTTTGTCATTTCAAGATACCCAATGTATCAAACATATCGGATGTCTAGAAGCATAGAAAAAGCTATGTACATAGGAAAAACCACCCCCAaagacaacgtgcacgaaatcttctagtTTGTAAGCATTGTAGGTGACAACATGCACAAAATCTTTTGAAATTTttttcatagcctccacatatgatatcatggcatctcaacaagtttcatgattttcggacttcgtttgctttttatagaatttaaaaacacttcgtacgcaagttcgcggtcatgtttcatgaaccagatgtccgaaattttgggtccattcttggatacggcctcacactatactcagtaacatgactatcattttttgaatcattaaattccattattcgtaccacatgcagttcaaaattatatttttcgaaaaaattcaagtaaatgaaataaagtaactaaatatagcaaaaagccataaaaaatccccaaattctaactaggagttcctggtgctttgaaagggctgcacaaaaaatttggaggccaaaaacaaaaaaaaaattgccgagtgccgggttatggcactcgacaaagagggctctattttttttttaaatttcctctttgccgagtgctttcacagggcactcggcaaagacatttaaaaaaaaaattaaatctttgccgagtgccgtgccaggagcactcggcaaagttttttttaaaaaaaatttaaaaaatctttgccgagtgccgtgccaggggcactcggcaaagtatttttcaaaaaaaaatctttgccgagtgctgtgccaggggcactcggtaaagtattttacaaaaaaaaatttgccgagtgccatatctgggacactcggcaaagaaattaaaaaaaaattaaatctttgccttctctctttttgttgtcgtggtagtgatagttgtagtagtattagttgtactagtagagctaatggtagtagtagtattagaagtagtggtagtagtagtacaactagtggtagtagtagtagtagaattaatggttgtagtagtagaagtagtggtagtagtagtaatagtggaagtagtagtagaagtagtggtactacttgaatatattcttctgcatggattgatatccaaattacatggcttctcttgagacatatgtgcttgtcggccattgtGCCGCTGTTTTttttaggttttggaaaccttaccgtacaggggaggttctgccgaatttttttaaatgacagtattttgttccatttttgtagagaagagcccgttggAGCCGAGTtggagttcccgtcgccgtgccggtctgcctgcactgcgccgcctcgccactacaccgacccGCTATGGCCCCCGCTAGcttgactccgccgccaccctaggtataacccctctttccgtatcatggtcgtagatcgcgtaacctagttaggcgtctcccattcgaaagagatacggttggatgtatacagatctttgcatatctttgaccgtatctgttttggattgttcacgttttttggacagcacgcggatgcgtagatgggttagtttccatggtctgttCCGGtctgagatagagtttcggcatcacctccctgtggttctccggatacgcactcttctttggcaggacgtgtatctagagaacagcagggaggtgctgccgaaattctgtctcagataggagtagagcatggaaactaacctcatctacgtatCCGCGGGttagattaggacctatcctcacctattagatagtaggaacaccatgtagatgcaattgatgattacattactcgctgatacatatgttagaggatggatgaccatcagtgaatgtacacgggctggagaagtcagagtgattacaccacgaaatggatgaacaagaccaatgctttcttaaacagtgcatttggcaaggctgctaaaggacattgcctagttttgtgtccctgcagcaaatgtgaaaataggaggagggtaaacaaggtggaaatgggtaaacatcttgtgaagaatggatttacgtcggactacacccggtgggtccaccatggtgaagcccatcgtatgagagaggaggtggtgagaccacaggTGGAGGCTTTttatgctgatgccggggtaccagacatgttagatgactttcaccaaggacagttcgatgagggacatgagaaggaggagatggaggcagctgcataggcgttctacgacatgatggactcggcatagaaaccccttcacgatcggtcaacagtgtctcaactggatgccattggacgcttaatggggttgaagtccgagttaaacttgagtcgatctggcttcgataagatgttggccttgattggcaccctgcttccggaggaccacattctgccaaagagcatgtacgagtcatagaaactccttcgagcacttaagatgtcatatgagcagatacatgcttgttcgaaggggtgcgtcctatttaggaaagaacacgagcatgcaaagttctgtccaaagtgtaaatcctccaggtacctagaggtagactttgatgatggccagaagaggcaacttacgatcctcgtgaaaatcctacggtaccttccgttcccaccgaggatccaatggctatacatgaccgaggaatccgtgaaacagatgacatggcacaaaaatggcaaatggtaca
Proteins encoded in this region:
- the LOC136505172 gene encoding 9-cis-epoxycarotenoid dioxygenase NCED5, chloroplastic-like; amino-acid sequence: MQALTASSPASSSSTTVHRRGGGAPCTRTRSAVRFAPPRAAAAAVRYAAPPKPAAPIAPAPAPSPSPAPAAAGEQGDGEKGLSFLQRAAAAALDAFESGVIANLLERPRALPRSADPAVQIAGNFAPVGEQPPVRSLPVSNRIPPFISGVYVRNGANPCFEPAAGHHLFDGDGMVHAVRIRNGAAESYACRFTETARLRQERALGRAVFPKAIGELHGHSGIARLALFYARGLCGLVDPSRGTGVANAGLVYFNGRLLAMSEDDLPYQVRVTADGDLRTVGRYDFDGQLAGCASMIAHPKLDPDSGELFALSYDVIKRPYLRYFYFRPDGTKSDDVEIPLAQPTMIHDFAITERFVVVPDHQVVFKLGEMFRGGSPVVLDESKTSRFGVLPKYARDASEMVWVDVPDCFCFHLWNAWEDEATGEVVVVGSCMTPADSIFNDDSDSDNDRRLQSVLTEIRLDTRTGASTRRAVLPASAQVNLEVGMVNRGMLGRRTRYAYLAVAEPWPKVSGFAKVDLATGDLVRFDYGEGRFGGEPCLVPNEGAPARGEDDGYILSLVRDEHAGTSELLVVNAADMRLEATVQLPSRVPYGFHGTFIGERELEAQA